The following proteins are encoded in a genomic region of Hippocampus zosterae strain Florida chromosome 2, ASM2543408v3, whole genome shotgun sequence:
- the cldn10e gene encoding claudin-10 encodes MRIRVVQIWGFLMTVLGWIFVACTMAMEGWKISSVGGMGGSSILKVAWYWSSLWRSCFTDSTAVSNCYDFPVLWSVEGHIQIVRGLLMAALSLGMLAFVLSLLGMECTFVGGKDRSKHRKIYAGGCFHIISGLLSTSGYAVYAQYVSVEYFNPNFDGLKFDLGTPLFLGWVGSAFQMAGGTFYLWSVCRPLCGQEHTVIIRQLPDVEKDLKTKSTTELSSVSGITSRIKAASVSGLSSERSNISAISSGSTSGGGSNTKRTNASVGSGSASESGLLSRYSSSTASGSRSIISSRVSSLSGSSRSQTVSFLKNSYI; translated from the exons ATGCGGATTCGAGTGGTTCAGATCTGGGGCTTTTTGATGACAGTCCTGGGTTGGATCTTTGTGGCTTGCACTATGGCCATGGAGGGCTGGAAAATCAGCTCTGTCGGTGGCATGGGAGGCTCCTCCATCTTGAAGGTGGCCTGGTACTGGTCCAGTCTGTGGAGATCTTGCTTTACAGATTCAACAGCTGTCAGTAACTGCTACGACTTCCCCGTGCTCTGGTCCGTGGAGG GCCACATTCAGATTGTGCGAGGTCTGCTGATGGCTGCTCTGTCCCTGGGCATGCTGGCCTTTGTGCTCAGCTTGTTGGGCATGGAGTGCACCTTCGTTGGGGGGAAAGACCGCTCAAAACACAGGAAGATCTACGCTGGCGGTTGCTTCCACATAATCAGTG GTTTACTGTCCACAAGTGGCTATGCCGTTTATGCACAATACGTCTCAGTGGAATATTTCAACCCAAACTTTGATGGGCTTAA GTTTGACCTTGGCACCCCACTCTTCCTTGGCTGGGTTGGCTCCGCCTTTCAAATGGCTGGTGGTACCTTCTATCTATGGTCGGTGTGCAGGCCACTATGTGGACAAGAGCACAC AGTGATTATCCGACAATTACCAGATGTGGAAAAAGACCTCAAAACCAAGTCCACCACAGAGCTGTCCTCGGTGTCTGGAATCACCTCCAGGATTAAAGCGGCCTCTGTGTCCGGGCTGTCATCAGAGCGTTCCAACATATCCGCCATCTCCTCAGGATCGACATCTGGAGGCGGGTCGAACACAAAGAGAACTAATGCTTCTGTCGGGTCAGGGTCAGCTTCAGAGTCTGGCCTCTTGTCCAGATACAGCTCATCAACTGCGTCGGGGTCGCGTAGCATCATCAGTAGTCGTGTGTCATCGTTGTCTGGCAGCTCGAGGAGTCAGACAGTGTCTTTTCTTAAGAACTCCTACATTTGA